The Bacillaceae bacterium S4-13-56 genomic sequence CGAGAATGGCAAAGGAGCAACTTGGTATTGAGGGAGGAGCAAAAGAACTTTGTCGGTTAGCGTTAAAAGAAAATGATAAAAGTGCGCAAGACTTATTGAAAACATCCATTTCTCACTTAGCGATGGGGATAGCAAATATTGCACACGTAATAAACCCTTCACTATTTATTTTAGGAGGTGGCGTTGTAATGGGTGGGGGTGATTGGTTTTTAAACGAATTAAAACGACAAGTTGTTCAATATATCTTTCCAGAAATGAATATTTCGATCGAAAAAGCAAGCTTAGGGGGAGATGCGGGAATCATAGGGGCCGCACTCGTAGGGAAAATAAAGTATCAAAAATAACTTCAAATATTATTATGTAGGAACTTCTTGTCTATAAATTCTATTTTCTAAGTTTTTTTAACATTTATAAAAATAAAATTTATTATTTGGTAAAACCCCTATATTATAGGTCTAAAGAGGTGCACCTAAAGTCATGGAGGGATTAGGGTGGACAATATTAGTGAATTATTAAAAACATATTATCATTTAACCAATTCAGCAACTTATTTTGTTCGGTTAGGTAATGAAGAAAGCATCAATTCATATCCACCAAATCACCTGGAGGCTTCCAAAGAATTCCGCAAGAAATTATTAAAAACATTAATAGCAGAATTTAAAAATCGGCATGACACTGCCGTTGAGCTCTCCATAAAAGAACATAGAATTTTGCTGGCGTATTCGTTTGTGGATTCGAATGCATTTATTGTATCAGGCCCTTTCACCACTAACGAGGAACTATCTAGTTCAACTATAATCTTTTGTACAAAAGAACAACTAGAAGCATATAAGGTCGTCATGTCCTCTCTTTTTAAAAATGTGATTGGTGTTAGCTCAACAGCTAAAGAGAATCTTGATTCTAATAAGGAACTGGAACAGGTTTTCGCGCAAAAAAAATACTATATCCACTCTTATGAATTGGAAAATAGATTTTTTGAACACTTTTTAAATGGAGAAGAAATATCCATCAAATTTTTAAGGGAATTAGATATTTTTAATAGACCTCCTGTTGGTTGTGGAAACGCGCTACGAGTCATTAAAAATCGTTTGATTTGTGCAGTTACTGTAGTTTCTCATAGGGTTATTGAAGCAGGGGTGAATTCTGAGGATTCCTTCTTATATAGTGATTATTTTATTAACAAAATTGAAGAGATTGAAGAAATGTCTGAGGCTAATCAGGTACTATATGATATTTATGATACATACTTAAGCTTACTAAAAAAGTCTCGCCAATATAATTATTCACCGATAGTCGAAAGAGCAATTAAGTATGTGAAGGAGAATATCACAAAAGAAATTTCTTTAAACGACATTGCAAAAATACTAAATGTTCATCCTAATTACTTATCCACTATTTTTAATCGTGAAACGGGTTCAAGTCTGACACATTTTATCACAACATTAAGGATGGAAGAAGCTAAAAAAATGTTAGCTTATACAGACCAATCCATATTAGATATAGCTTTATCTCTTGGATTTAATAGTCAAAGTTATTTTACGACAGTTTTTAAAAAATATACTTCCATGAATCCAAAGAAATACCGCAAAAGGTATAGGAAAGTGTAAGCGAGTGTTGTCTTGGATAGGTTTTCATATGATCTAGACGTCCCCATTAATAAACATACCTTTTCTTTCCTGTCCTTCACTATTTTAAATAATGGAGAGAAGGGCAAGATAAAATTGGGAGGGTTCAATATGGCTTTCGTTTTATCGTTAGTTATATCGGTGCTCTTAACACCAGTAGTAAAAAAATTAGCTTATAAGATAGGGGCCATGGACCAACTTGACCCACGAAAAGTTCATACGGTTGAAATGCCAAGGTTAGGTGGATTGGCCATTTATATAAGCTTTATCAGTGGATTTTTGATTTTCTCTCCCCAGCATCCATATGTATTACCGATAGTGGTAGCTAGTTCCATTATTGTGATTACTGGGATGCTGGACGATATAAGGGGATTATCCCCTAAAACGAAGTTACTCATGCAAATCGTATCTGCAGTTATTGTCATTGCTTCAGGCGTGCATATTGACTTCATCAATCTTCCATTTGGAGACCCTTTAGATTTAGGCTATCTCAGTATCCCATTTTCCTTGTTGTGGGTAGTTGGGATCACCAATGCCATTAATTTAATTGATGGTTTGGATGGCTTAGCGGCTGGAATTAGTTCTATTGCGCTTTTAACCATTTCATGTCTTGCCATTTTAATGGGAAATTCCTTTGTAACGCTTATTAGCTTCTTACTCCTAGGTGGAACTGTAGGATTTTTATTTTACAATTTTTATCCTGCAAAAATCTTTATGGGAGATACAGGATCACTCTTTTTGGGGTTTATGCTAGCCGTTATTTCAATGCTTGGCTTTAAACATGTTACCCTTTTTTCCTTTATCGTCCCTATTATGGTCTTAGGAGTACCCATTTCAGATACTTTGTTTGCAATGGTACGAAGAGCGATGCAAAAGAAACCCCTATTTGAGGCAGATAAAGCGCATTTGCACCACGGATTATTCCGATTAGGATTTAGCCATCCAGAAACGGTTCTTTTGATGTATGCCATAAGTGCTGTGTTTAGTTTAGCGGCGGTTATCTTATCACAGGCACAAATGTGGGGATCAATTATTGTCATCGCACTGTTTATCCTTATGATTGAGCTGATGGTTGAAATAACCGGATTATTAGGATTACAGTATCGGCCCATATTAAACCTGTTTCGAAAACAGTAACCCTTGGAGTGAAAGTGGCTTCAAGGGTTTTTTTATCCCGCATGAACGGGCAGCTGACCATGAAGGAAGGATGAAAAATTTAATGTATTATTTTCATGGGAGTAATACCCCCTCCCCAAGTCTTGAGTGAAACGAAAAGAATGGGTGGGGATAAACTGACAGTAAATGTCCGATTGGTTCAAGTGCCTTTAAGCTAACAATCAGTGGGTGACGGCCACTGATTGAAGTTCACTTTATTTTTAAAAAATAGTTGCATTCTGGTTGTGCTTGTTAGACGATAAAAGGAAGAGGGGGATAATCATGAAAAAAT encodes the following:
- a CDS encoding AraC family transcriptional regulator; protein product: MDNISELLKTYYHLTNSATYFVRLGNEESINSYPPNHLEASKEFRKKLLKTLIAEFKNRHDTAVELSIKEHRILLAYSFVDSNAFIVSGPFTTNEELSSSTIIFCTKEQLEAYKVVMSSLFKNVIGVSSTAKENLDSNKELEQVFAQKKYYIHSYELENRFFEHFLNGEEISIKFLRELDIFNRPPVGCGNALRVIKNRLICAVTVVSHRVIEAGVNSEDSFLYSDYFINKIEEIEEMSEANQVLYDIYDTYLSLLKKSRQYNYSPIVERAIKYVKENITKEISLNDIAKILNVHPNYLSTIFNRETGSSLTHFITTLRMEEAKKMLAYTDQSILDIALSLGFNSQSYFTTVFKKYTSMNPKKYRKRYRKV
- a CDS encoding MraY family glycosyltransferase, producing the protein MAFVLSLVISVLLTPVVKKLAYKIGAMDQLDPRKVHTVEMPRLGGLAIYISFISGFLIFSPQHPYVLPIVVASSIIVITGMLDDIRGLSPKTKLLMQIVSAVIVIASGVHIDFINLPFGDPLDLGYLSIPFSLLWVVGITNAINLIDGLDGLAAGISSIALLTISCLAILMGNSFVTLISFLLLGGTVGFLFYNFYPAKIFMGDTGSLFLGFMLAVISMLGFKHVTLFSFIVPIMVLGVPISDTLFAMVRRAMQKKPLFEADKAHLHHGLFRLGFSHPETVLLMYAISAVFSLAAVILSQAQMWGSIIVIALFILMIELMVEITGLLGLQYRPILNLFRKQ